Genomic segment of Betaproteobacteria bacterium:
ATTTCTGAATCGACAAAGAAGCAGCTAACCATTCAAGTGAACGCGCGAGACCTTGGGGACGTACGAGTCAAGGGAAAGGATGAGTCCATTCGAATCTTTGAAATACTTACGGGCTAGACTGATCAAGTAAGGAGATCGGCGCGTTCTAACGCGAGCCTTGCCTGGAGCAAATATTCATATTGAATTAATGGCTACTCAATACAACTTAGAACTTTGGAAGCGCAATCCGGCGGCTCCATTGCGTGAATACAAGGGAATGAGCCTGAAAACAAAGGATCCGACAGAATTCGATCGCCCTCTTTCGGCAGATGAGGTGCAACGGCTAAACGACTTTCTCCGACGGCATGCTCCGTCCCACTTCGCGAAGCTGTTCCCAGATGAATAGGCCCGATGCTGAGTCTGCAGCTATTGATTGAATGTGTCCGCCCTCGATAGCGAAAGTTCAGTAGCACTCAGCTCGCACAAGAATGAGGGCGAATGGGAGCGGATGCTCGGGTCAATCGATTCTGAGGGGTAGCAGCCCAATTGCGGGAAACATATTGGGGACAACTATCGACATTTCATCCCTGTTTTCACGCGTGAGTGTGGCAGTCGCCACCAAAGCAAAAAAGGGACCTAGGCTCGCGCCTAAGTCCCTGAGAAAACTGGTGGGCCGTGCAAGATTCGAACTTGCGACCAACGGATTAAGAGTCCGCTGCTCTACCAACTGAGCTAACAGCCCGGAACCGGGGGAGGAAGGAGGAACGCCTTCGACGGGAATCTTGGTAGGGCGTGGCGGATTCGAACCGCCGACCAACGGATTAAAAGTCCGCTGCTCTACCAACTGAGCTAACGCCCCGGAAAGCGGGAAATTATAGCTTTCCGCGGGAGTTCGGGTCAAACCGGAGGCCTCTCAAGCCTCCCGCTCAAGGCGCCAGACCTGGTATTTCATGGTGGCCCAGGAGCCCGCGACGATGGCGAGGGTCGTCAAGACCGAGCCCAGGGCCAGCGTGGAGATGCCGGTGATGCCCTGGCCGATGGTGCACCCGAGCGCCGTCACGCCCCCGAACCCCATCAGGATGCCGCCCACCACGTGGTTGGCGGTGTCCTCCGCGGAGACGAATCCTTCCCACCGGAAAGTGCGTGTCGCAAGCGCGTAGGTCGCCGAGCCCGCGATCACCCCGAGGCCCAGCGCGATGCCGAAGGTGAAGGCGAGCGACTTGTCGCTCCACAGCAGCAGGATCTCGAGGAGGTAGGCGGCCGGCGCCACGAAGGAGAGCGACTCGATCGTGCGGCTGTTGGTGCCGAAGAAGGTGTTCTCGAGGGTATCCGGGTTCTCGCCGAACCCGATGTGCCCGGTCACGTACCAACCGGCCACGATGGCCGCTCCCAGCACGACGCCGCCGAGGATGTGGTCGAAGTTGCCGCGGAAATCACGATCCTTGAAGATGAAGGCGACCAGCGCCACGACCGCCACGGAAGCGACGCCGACGTAGGCAGCCTTGCGCTCGACCCCGAAGAGGGCCGAGGCGATCGACGGCAGGTCCTGCCCGGCCACGCCGCGCGAAGCGAGATCCAAGCTCACCGGGTCGAGCCAGGTCACACGCCAGATTGCGAAGAGTCCCTTGATCGTCATGTAGGCCGAGATCGCGAGGAAGGCAAGGACCACGACCGACTTGAGGCTTCCTGCGCCGATGCGCAGCAGCGTCTTGTTCCCGCATCCCGAGCCCAGCGTCATGCCGACGCCGAAGACGAACCCGCCCACCAGGAAGGACAGCCAGGCCAGGCCGGGCCGGGTATAGATCGACTTCGAGAGGTCCACCGTGCCCGTGAGGTGCAGCGCCGTGGCCCCGGCGATCGCGACGGCCATCGCGAGCATCCACATGCGCATGCGGCCCCAGCTGCCCATGTTCACGACGTCGGAAATCGCGCCCATCGTGCAGAAATTCGTGCGCTGGGCGACCGCGCCGAAGACGAATGCGATGCCGAAGCCGGACAACGCGACAAGGGTGGGAAGGTTCGAGGCGGAACTCATGCGGGTCTCCCGATTTTCCGGGCCATTATTGGGGGCACCCCTGCGCTGGCCCATCCCTCCGATGGGCTAGGCCCCGATACCCAAGTGGGGAGGAGGCTATCGTTCCGCGGCAGGATGGTAGCGCGTCGGGTCGGGGAGACCGGCCCGCGCGAATCCGTCCCGGCGAAGCCGGCAGGAATCGCATCGGCCGCAGGCGCGCCCCTGCGCATCGGCGTCGTAGCAGGAAACGGTGAGGGCGAAGTCCACGCCCAGCTCGTGGCCGCGGCGCACGATCTCGGCCTTGCCCAGGTGGACGATCGGGGAACGCACCGCGATGGGCGAGCCCTCCACCGCCCGCTTCGTCGCGAGATTGGCCATGGCCTCGAAGGCGGCGAAGTACTCCGGCCGGCAGTCGGGATAGCCCGAATAATCGACCGCGTTGGCGCCGGTGAAGATCGCGTCCGCCCGGATCACCTCGGCGTACGCAAGGGCGAGCGACAGCAGGATCGTGTTCCGGGCCGGGACATAGGTGATGGGGATGCCGGAAGATGGCGCCGTCGGGACGGCGATTGCCGGATCGGTCAGCGCTGAGCCGCCGAACACTCCGAGATCCACCCGAATGGTCCTGTGCTCGGCGGCGCCGAGGGCTCGCGCCACTTCGGCCGCGGCAACCAGCTCGGCCCGGTGGCGCTGGCCGTAGTCCACCGAGAGCGCGTGGCAGCGCCACCCCTCGGTGCGGGCCATGGCGAGCACGGTTGCGGAGTCGAGCCCTCCGGAAACGAGGACGACGGCGTTCTCCATCGCGCCCCCCTAGCGTCGCGTCGCCGCCAGGCGCGTGCGGGCCTTCCCGGCCGCTTCCGAGGTGGGGTAGCGGGCGATGATGTCCTCGAGCGTATTGCGCGCGGAGCCCCCATCGCCCTGCTCGGTCTGGACCGCGGCGATGGCGAGAAGCGCGTCGGGCGCCTTGGGCGACTGCGGATAGTGGGCAAGAAGCCCTTCCTGCGTGGCGAGAGCGCCCTTGTAGTCCTTCAGGTTCGCCTGGCAGATGCCGATCCAGTACGTGGCGTTGGGCGCAAGCGCGCTCTGCGGGAAATCCTTGAGGAAGGCGCGGAACGCTTCCGACGCCGAGGCGAAGTCGTTGCGGCGAAAGAGGTTCGAGGCTGCGTCGTAGGTCTTCACCTCGCGCGCCTGGTCGTCCTTCGATTGCGGCTTGGCAATGGCGGCTACCGGCTCCGCGGGCGGGGTCGCGGATGCCGGGGCAGCGGCACCCTGTGCGGGCGCGCCGCCTCCCTCGAGCCGCTTCAGCCGCGAGTCGAGGTCGAGATAGAAATCGCGCTGGCGCTTCTGGATCTGCTCGTTCTGGTTGGCCAGCACCTCGATGCTGCCGCGCAGGCGGGCGATCTCCGCGTTGAGCCCCTCGATCTGGCGAAGCAGGTCCACCACGCCGATGTTGCGAACGCTCTCCTCGAGACGGCCGATGCGCTCGGACGTCTCGCGGGCGCTTTTCTCCTGCGCGGCGCGGATGTCGTCGATCCGTTTTCTCGCCTCGTCATCGTCGAACAATCCGGCCTGGGCGAGGCCAGCGGCGGCAAAGGCGATCGCCGCCGCCGCAAGGCGGATGCTACTCGCCGGCATACTTGATGTCGTCGCGCCGGTTCTGGGCCCACGCCGCCTCGTCGTGCCCGGTCGCGGCGGGCTTCTCTTCACCGAAACTCACCGTCTCGATGCGACCTTCCTGCACGCCCAGCACGGTCATCACCTTCTTCACCGCCTCGGCGCGGCGCTGGCCCAGGGCGAGGTTGTATTCGCGGCTTCCGCGCTCGTCGCAGTTGCCCTCGACCCGGATCTTGGTGTCCTTCTTCTCCACCATGTACTTCGCATGCGCCTGCACCACGCCGCGATACTCGTCCTTCACCGCGTTGGAGTCGAAGTCGAAATAGACGCTTCGCTTGGACAGGATGTTCTTCGGATCCGTGAGCGGGTTCGCCGTGATGATCGGCTGCGTCGCGGGCGACGTGGTCGTGGCGGCGGTCGTCGGCTGGGTGGTTGCCGGTGTCGTGCGATCGGCAACGGGCACCTCCTTCTTCACGTCCTGGCTGCTGCAGGCGGCGACGAGGGCGGCCATCGCTATGCTCAAGGCAATCTTTTTCACGGCTGACTCCTTCTGGTATGGCGTGTGGATAGAGGACAGCGGGATTCTGCGCCCCGCTCAGTTCGTAAGCAACGGGCCCCACGCGGGATCGCGGACGTCGCCGGTTGACGACACGAGGCGCTGGCGCACGCGCCCGTCGCTCGACACCGCGGCGAGTTGGCCGCGCCCGTTGGCCTGCGCCTCGTAAAGGATCATCTTGCCGTTGGGCGCGTAGCTGGGCGAATCGTCCAGCGTGCCGTCGGTGAGGACGGTCACCTGGCCAGTGGCGATCTCGAGCACCGCGATGCGGTACTTCCCGGACTCTCGCTGCACGAACGCGATCGACTTGCCGTCGGGGCTGAAGCGCGGGCGCACGTTGTAGGTGCCCTCGAACGACAGGCGCTGTGCCGGGCCGCCCTCCGATGGCATGCGGTAGATCTGCGGAGAGCCCCCGCGGTCGGACGTGAACGCGATCCATTTCCCGTCGGGCGAGAAGCAGGCCTCGGTGTCGATGGCGGGCGTGACCGCCATGCGCCTGGGCTCGCCGCCGGCGGCCGGGATCACGTAGATCTGCGAGATGTCGTCGCGCGTGAGGGTCACGGCAAGCCGCGAGCCGTCTGGCGACCAGGCCGGCGCGCTGTTGTTGCCCCAATAGTTGGCCACGACGCGGGTCGTGCCCTGCGCGAGGTTCTGCACCACCACCACCGGCTTCTTCTGGTCGAAGGACACGTAGGCGATGCGGCTGCCGTCGGGCGACCACGCGGGCGAGATGATGGGCTCGTTCGAGGCGAGCACCGTCTGCGCGCCGGCTCCGTCGGCGTCCGACACCTGCAGCTCGAAGCGCTTGCCGCGCTTCACCACGTAGGTGATCTTGGTGGAGAACACGCCCTTCTCGCCCGTGAGCTTCTCGTAGATCACGTCGGCGATGCGGTGGGCCGTGGCGCGAAGCTGGGCGGGCGCCACGACGTAGGAAAAACTCGCGAGCTGCGACTGCTTCTGGACGTCGAAGAGCCGGAAGCGCACTTCCACCCGGCCGTCGGCCTGCGGCTCGATCTTGCCGATGACGAGCGCCTCGGAGGAACGCGCCTGCCAGTCCACGAAGTTCACTTCCGATGGCTCGGTGGGCACGGGACTCACGCCGACGGCGTTCACGAGCCGGAAGAGGCCGGTGCGCGCGAGATCCGCGCCGACCACGGTGCTGACCGGTTGCGGCTGGGCCCCCTCGCCTGCGAACGGCAGGACCGCGATCGGGATCTGCCGACCTCCAGACGTGGTGATGTCGATGGTGAGCTGCGCCCGCGCGGCGAACGCGAGGCATGCGAGCAGGACGGCGAGTAGGAATCTATTCATGCTCTTGGGGCCCTCGGCGGGCCCGGGGCCCGGCTAGCGTTCGTGCTGGATATTCAGGGTAAGGCTTCGGAACTGGCCAAAAAGTTCCGGGTCGCTGGGAACCGGCAGGGGCTGGGCACTTCGGATCGCGCGCTCGATGGCCGTGTCGTACACGCGATTTCCGCTGGACTTCACGATGACGATATCGAGCACTTCACCGCCCGGCAGGATCGTGATGCGCACCTGCACCTCCGGCTGCCCCTTGACCGTATCCGGAACGTTGGCCTTGCCGCGGATCTTATCGCGGATGCGCCCGCGGTAACGATCGATTTCCGACAGGCGAACCTGGCTCGCCGCTTCCGCCGCGGCCTTCGCCTCGGCATCGGCTTTCGATTTGGCCTCCGCTGCCGCCTTCGCCGTGGCCCTTGCCTTGGCATCGGCCGCCGCCTTCGCGTCTGCGACCGCCTTCGCCTGCGCCACCGCCTTGGCTTCCCGAGTCTTCTTCTCCAGCTCCTGCTTCTCCAGCTCCTTCTTCTCGCGTTCCTTCTTTTCCCGCGCTTTCTTCTCCGAGATGGCCGCGTCGGGTTTCGGCGGCTCGGGTTTCGGCTCCGCCTTGGGAGGTTCGGACTTCACGGGCTCCGGTTTGGGCTCGGGCTTCGGTTCGACCTTCGGCGGCTCCGGTGCGCTTTCCGGTTTCGCAGGCACCGGCTCGGACTTCCGCGTCGCGGCGGGAGGCCCCGGAGGAAGCTTGTCCCACAATTCGGCCTGGAGCGGCGGCGTGGGCCGGCTCTGCCAGGACACTCCGAAGACGATCAGCGCAAAGAAGGCCGCGTGGACCACAACCGCGAGGACGATCGAGCGGATTCTCCCCGGCTGGCGGGGCCGTTCGTGCGCTTCTGCCGGCGCCTTCACGAGGGACCCGTTAGGGAGCCGGGCGCGCGAGAAGGCCCACGCGCTTCACCTGCCCCTGCTGCAGAATGTCCATCACCTTGAGGACTTCCTCGTATCGCACGTTGCGGTCGCCGGCGATCACCACCGCCTGGCCGGCGTTGGCCTGCTGCGCCGCGCGCACGATTTCGAGGAGCTGTGGCCGCTTCACGAGGAGTTCGTCCGGGGACCGCGAGCGGTCCACGACGAAGAGTTCGCCGTTCACGCGCACGCGCACCTCGAGCGGCGCCACCGCAGGATCGAGCTTCGAGCCCACCTGCGGCAGGTCGATCTGGCCCGGATTGATGAGCGGGGCGGCCACCATGAAGATGATGAGCAGCACCAGCATCACGTCGATGTAGGGCACGACGTTGATCTCGCTCATCGCGCGGCGCCGGCGCATCTATCGCTCCGGCTGGTGGGCCTGGCGCTGCAGGATGTTCGAAAGCTCCTCCATGAAGCTCTCGTAGCGGCCCGCGAGCCGGTCGATGTCGTGCGCGAAGCGGTTGTAGGCGATCACCGCCGGGATGGCCGCGAAGAGCCCGATCGCGGTGGCCACCAGCGCCTCCGCGATCCCGGGCGCCACCTGCGCGAGCGTGGCTTGGGCCACGTTCGACAGGCCGCGGAAAGCATTCATGATTCCCCACACCGTGCCGAAGAGGCCGATGTACGGGCTCACCGAACCGACCGTCGCCAGGAAGGAAAGGTGGGACTCCAGTGAATCGACCTCGCGCTGCAGCGTGGCCTTCATGGCGCGGCGCGTGCCGTCCATCAGCGCGGTAACGTCGGCGCCGGCCCGCCCCTTGAGCTTCAGGTACTCCTTGAAGCCTGCCTCGAAGATCCGCTCCATGCCCGCCGCGACGTAGCGACCGCCGGCGGCCCGCTGGTAAAGGCCCACCAGGTCTGTGCCGCTCCAGAACTCGCGCTCGAAGGCCTCCGCCTGGCGGTGGGCCCGGCGCAGCGCGAAGACCTTCATGAAGATGTAGGTCCACGAGAAGAGGGAGGCGAGCACCAGGACCGCCATGACGGCCTTCACGACGATGCTCGCGTTCACGATCATCGCGAGGATGGTCAGGTCGTGGCTTACGATCATGCTTTCCTCGGCTTTCCTAGAGTGAGGCCTGCATCTTGCGACGCAGGGCCTCGGGAATTTCGGCGGGCTTGAAGTTATCCCCCGTCACGCTCGCCACCGTGATCTTGGCGCGCACCAGCACGTCGTCCTCGCGGCGGATCTCCTGCGCGAAGACGCAGCGAACCTTGCCGAGCGACTCGAGCTGGACGCTTGCCACCACGATGTCGTCGAGCCGCGCGGGATTCACGAACTCGACCGCCGCCTGGGTGACCACGAAAACGATGCGATGGTTCCTGGCGAGCGCCTGGTGGTCGAACCCGAGGTGGCGCATCCACTCGGTGCGCGCGCGCTCGAGGAACTTGAGGTACTCGCCGTGATAGACGACCCCACCGGCGTCCGTGTTCTCGAAGTACACGCGGACCGGGAAGGAATAGACGAAGAGCTCAGGCTGCAGCCGGGGCTTCACCGGGATCTTCGTCATCGGAAGAGCCCTCCGCCCGGCGCCGGCCCTCCCGCGAGCCCGAAGTGCTGGTAGGTGAGTGCGGTGGCCATGCGCCCGCGCGGGGTGCGCTGGAGGTAGCCCTGCTGGATGAGGAAGGGCTCGAGCACGTCCTCGATGGTGTCGCGCTCTTCCCCGATCGCCGCGGCAAGGTTGTCCACGCCGACGGGCCCTCCGCCGAATTTCTCCACGATGGCGAGCAGGAGCTTCCGGTCCTGGAGGTCGAGCCCGATACCGTCCACGTCGAGCATGCGCAGCGCCATGTCGGCCACCTCCGCGGTGACGCGGCCGTCGAACTTCACCTCAGCGAAGTCGCGCACGCGCCTGAGGAGGCGATTGGCGATGCGTGGCGTCCCGCGGGAGCGCCGCGCGATCTCGGTCGCCCCTTCCACCTCGATCGCCATCGCGAGCAGGCCGGAGGAGCGCGTGACGATGCGCTGAAGCTCCTCGGGGGAATAGAACTCCAGCCGCGCGACGATCCCGAAGCGGTCGCGAAGCGGGTTGGTCAGCATGCCGGCGCGTGTGGTCGCCCCCACCAGCGTGAAGGGCGGCAAGTCGAGCTTCACGCTCCTGGCCGCCGGCCCCTCGCCGATCATGATGTCGATCTGGTAGTCCTCCAGCGCGGGGTAGAGGATCTCCTCGACGATGGGGCTCAGCCGGTGGATCTCGTCGATGAAGAGCACGTCGCGCGGCTCGAGGTTGGTGAGGATCGCGGCCAGGTCCCCCGGTCGCTCGAGCACCGGGCCCGAGGTCTGGCGCAGGTTCACGCCCATTTCGCGCGCGATGATGTGCGCAAGCGTGGTCTTGCCCAGGCCCGGCGGACCGAAGAGGAGCGCGTGGTCGAGCGCCTCGCCGCGATTGCGCGCCGCGGAGATGAAGATCTCGAGCTGCTCGCGAATCTTCACCTGCCCGACGTACTCGGCGAGCTGGCGGGGGCGAAGCGCCCTCTCCTCGCCTTCTTCCTGAGGCGAAGCCGGGGCGCCGGCGATCAGGCGGTCGGTTTCGATCACGGCTTGGCGAGCACCTTCAGTGCCTGGCGGATGGAATCTGCAAGCGTCAGGTCCGGCGGCAGGTCGCGGATCGCGATCGATGCCTCGCGGGCATTATAGCCAAGGGAGAGCAGCGCATTGAGGACGTCCGAGGCGTGCGGTGCGGAAGCCTTCGCCGCGGGGAGCGTCGAGGGCAGCTTGTCGCGCAACTCGAGGACGAGCCGCTCCGCCGTCTTCTTGCCGATGCCCGGGACGCGGGTGAGGCGCGCCGCGTCATCCGAGGCAACCGCGGCCGCCAGGTCGTCCACCGAGAGCCCGGACAGCACCGACAGCGCCACCTTGGGGCCGACGCCGCTCACCTTGAGGAGCTGGCGGAAGGCCGTTCGCTCGCCGGCCGTGAGGAACCCGAAGAGCAGGTGCGCGTCCTCGCGGACCACGAGGTGCGTGAGGAGCTCGACCGCCTCGCCCGTCTTCGGCAGGTTGTAGAACGTGCTCATCGGCACGTCGATCTCGTAGCCCACGCCGCTGGCCAGGACCACCACTTGCGGCGGGTTCTTCTCCACGAGCGTCCCGGCGATTCGCCCGATCATGCGAGCCTGCCGCCGCGCATCCTGAGACCCTGGGTCGGCAACGCCCCCAGCCCCAGCCCCCCGTGGGCGTGGCAGATGGCGCAGGCGAGAGCGTCGGCCGCGTCGGCCGAGGGGTAGCCGGCGAGATTGAGCAAGCGCTTGACCATCTCCTGCACCTGTTCCTTGTGCGCGTGCCCCTTGCCCACCACCGCCTGCTTGACCTGCAGCGCCGTGTACTCGGCGACCGGCAGGTTCGCCAGCACGGCCGCCGAGACGGCCGCGCCCCTGGCCTGGCCCAGCAGCAGCGTCGATTGCGGGTTCACGTTCACGAAGACCTTTTCGATGGCGACATGGTCGGGGTGGTGCGTGGCGATCACCTCCGCCAGGCCGTCGAGAATCGTGCGGATGCGTTCCGGAAGCTCGCCCTTCTCGCGCGTGCGGATGCAGCCGCTCGTCACGTACTCCAGGCGCTGGCCCTCGCGGCCGATCACCCCGAACCCAGTGACGCGAAGGCCCGGGTCGATCCCGAGGATGCGCAGGGAAGTCCTTCCCGGCCCGGCCGCATGACCGGTTGACGGCTCGTCCCTCGACCGCGCCTCGACCACGCCCCTACGCCGCCTCGTCCAAGGCCGCGGTGGTGTACACCTCCTGCACGTCGTCGAGGGACTCCAGCGCGTCCAGGAGCCGTTGCATGCGCGCCGCCTCGTCACCGCCGAGCGCGGTCTCGTTCAGGGGCTTCATCGTCACGTCGGCGAGCTCCGCCTTGAGGCCCGCCTTCTCGAGCGCAGCCTTCGCGGCCGCGAACTCGTGGGGACCGGTGAGCACCTCGATCGAGCCGTCGTCGTTCGTGACGACGTCCTCCGCCCCGGCTTCGAGGGCCACTTCGAGCAGTCTCTCCTCGCTGGTGCCCGGCGCGAAGACGAGCTGCCCGCAGTGCTTGAACAGGAAGACCACAGACCCGTCGGTGCCCAGGTTGCCGCCGTGCTTCGAAAACGCGTGCCGGACGTCGGCCACCGTGCGCGTGCGATTGTCGGTCAGGCAGTCCACGACCACGGCGGCGCCGCCGATGCCGTAGCCTTCGTAGCGGATTTCCTCGTAGTTCACGCCCTCCAGGTCACCGGTGCCGCGCTTGATGGCGCGCTCGATGTTGTCCTTGGGCACGTTGTTCTCGTTCGACTTGTCCACCGCGAGTCTCAGCCGCGGATTCATGTCGGGGTCGCCCCCGCCCATTCTCGCGGCGACCGTGATTTCCTTGATGAGGCGGGTGAAGATCTTGCCGCGCTTGGCGTCCTGGCGACCCTTGCGGTGCTGGATGTTCGCCCACTTGCTGTGGCCTGCCATGGGTCTTCGCCGCGAATTCAGTTTCGAAGGGGCTAATGGTAACATCCTCGCACCGTCTTCCCCTTCGAACCCGCCCCGTGCTGCCCCCTCTTGTCGTCGCGAAATCCGGCGTTGATCTGGGCCTGCTTCCAGGCATGGCCAACCGCCATGGCCTCATCTCGGGCGCGACCGGAACCGGCAAGACGGTGACGCTCCAGGCGCTTGCGGAAGCGCTGAGCTCGATCGGCGTGCCCGTGTTCATGGCCGACGTGAAGGGCGACCTCGCCGGACTCGCCGAATCCGGCGGATCCAATCCCAAGGTGGCAGAGCGCGTGAAGATGCTCGGCCTTCGCGACCATTCGCCCCTCGCCTTTCCCGTCGATTTCTGGGATGTCTTCGGCGATCAGGGGCACCCGGTTCGCGCCACGATCTGCGAGATGGGCCCGCTCCTGCTCGCGCGCATTCTCAACCTGAACGAGACGCAATCCGGCGTGCTGGCCGCCGTGTTCAAGATCGCCGACGACGGCGGGCTCGCCCTCCTCGACCTGAAGGACCTTCGCGCGCTCCTGCAGTACGCCGGGGACAATGCGGCGCAGTTCCGGACGCAGTACGGCAACATCTCGACCGCGAGCGTCGGCGCCATCCAGCGCGGCCTCCTGTCGCTCGAATCCCAGGGTGGCGAGAAGTTCTTCGGCGAACCGGTCCTCGCGCTCGAGGACCTCATGCAGACGGTGGACGGCAAGGGCGTGGTGAACATCCTGGCCGCCGACAAGCTGCTCGCCAGCCCGCGCGTTTACGCGACGATGCTGCTGTGGCTGCTCTCGGAACTCTTCGAGCAGCTGCCTGAAGCGGGTGACCCGGACAAGCCCAAGCTGGTCTTCTTCTTCGACGAGGCGCACCTGCTCTTCAACGACGCCCCGAAGGAACTCCTCGACCGGATCGAGCAGGTCGTGCGCCTGGTGCGCTCCAAGGGCGTGGGGGTCTGGTTCGTCACGCAGAATCCGCTGGACGTCCCGGACACGGTGCTGGGGCAGCTGGGCAACCGGGTGCAGCATGCGCTTCGCGCCTTCACGCCGCGGGACCAGCAGGCCGTGAAGGCCGCAGCGACCACGTTCCGCCCGAACCCGAAGGTCGATGTCGAGAAGGCCATCACGGAGCTCGGGGTCGGCGAGGCGCTGGTGTCGTTCCTCGACGAGAAGGGCCGGCCCTGCCCGGTGGAGCGCGCGTTCGTCATCCCGCCGCGCTCGCGCATCGGGCCGATCACCCCCGCAGAGCGCCGGAACGTGATTGAATCCTCGCTGGTGGCGGGCCATTACGAGAAGGC
This window contains:
- the ruvA gene encoding Holliday junction branch migration protein RuvA, with the protein product MIGRIAGTLVEKNPPQVVVLASGVGYEIDVPMSTFYNLPKTGEAVELLTHLVVREDAHLLFGFLTAGERTAFRQLLKVSGVGPKVALSVLSGLSVDDLAAAVASDDAARLTRVPGIGKKTAERLVLELRDKLPSTLPAAKASAPHASDVLNALLSLGYNAREASIAIRDLPPDLTLADSIRQALKVLAKP
- the tolR gene encoding protein TolR yields the protein MRRRRAMSEINVVPYIDVMLVLLIIFMVAAPLINPGQIDLPQVGSKLDPAVAPLEVRVRVNGELFVVDRSRSPDELLVKRPQLLEIVRAAQQANAGQAVVIAGDRNVRYEEVLKVMDILQQGQVKRVGLLARPAP
- the ybgF gene encoding tol-pal system protein YbgF yields the protein MPASSIRLAAAAIAFAAAGLAQAGLFDDDEARKRIDDIRAAQEKSARETSERIGRLEESVRNIGVVDLLRQIEGLNAEIARLRGSIEVLANQNEQIQKRQRDFYLDLDSRLKRLEGGGAPAQGAAAPASATPPAEPVAAIAKPQSKDDQAREVKTYDAASNLFRRNDFASASEAFRAFLKDFPQSALAPNATYWIGICQANLKDYKGALATQEGLLAHYPQSPKAPDALLAIAAVQTEQGDGGSARNTLEDIIARYPTSEAAGKARTRLAATRR
- the tolQ gene encoding protein TolQ; the protein is MIVSHDLTILAMIVNASIVVKAVMAVLVLASLFSWTYIFMKVFALRRAHRQAEAFEREFWSGTDLVGLYQRAAGGRYVAAGMERIFEAGFKEYLKLKGRAGADVTALMDGTRRAMKATLQREVDSLESHLSFLATVGSVSPYIGLFGTVWGIMNAFRGLSNVAQATLAQVAPGIAEALVATAIGLFAAIPAVIAYNRFAHDIDRLAGRYESFMEELSNILQRQAHQPER
- the tolB gene encoding Tol-Pal system protein TolB, with translation MNRFLLAVLLACLAFAARAQLTIDITTSGGRQIPIAVLPFAGEGAQPQPVSTVVGADLARTGLFRLVNAVGVSPVPTEPSEVNFVDWQARSSEALVIGKIEPQADGRVEVRFRLFDVQKQSQLASFSYVVAPAQLRATAHRIADVIYEKLTGEKGVFSTKITYVVKRGKRFELQVSDADGAGAQTVLASNEPIISPAWSPDGSRIAYVSFDQKKPVVVVQNLAQGTTRVVANYWGNNSAPAWSPDGSRLAVTLTRDDISQIYVIPAAGGEPRRMAVTPAIDTEACFSPDGKWIAFTSDRGGSPQIYRMPSEGGPAQRLSFEGTYNVRPRFSPDGKSIAFVQRESGKYRIAVLEIATGQVTVLTDGTLDDSPSYAPNGKMILYEAQANGRGQLAAVSSDGRVRQRLVSSTGDVRDPAWGPLLTN
- the queC gene encoding 7-cyano-7-deazaguanine synthase QueC, with translation MENAVVLVSGGLDSATVLAMARTEGWRCHALSVDYGQRHRAELVAAAEVARALGAAEHRTIRVDLGVFGGSALTDPAIAVPTAPSSGIPITYVPARNTILLSLALAYAEVIRADAIFTGANAVDYSGYPDCRPEYFAAFEAMANLATKRAVEGSPIAVRSPIVHLGKAEIVRRGHELGVDFALTVSCYDADAQGRACGRCDSCRLRRDGFARAGLPDPTRYHPAAER
- the ruvC gene encoding crossover junction endodeoxyribonuclease RuvC codes for the protein MRILGIDPGLRVTGFGVIGREGQRLEYVTSGCIRTREKGELPERIRTILDGLAEVIATHHPDHVAIEKVFVNVNPQSTLLLGQARGAAVSAAVLANLPVAEYTALQVKQAVVGKGHAHKEQVQEMVKRLLNLAGYPSADAADALACAICHAHGGLGLGALPTQGLRMRGGRLA
- the pal gene encoding peptidoglycan-associated lipoprotein Pal, giving the protein MAALVAACSSQDVKKEVPVADRTTPATTQPTTAATTTSPATQPIITANPLTDPKNILSKRSVYFDFDSNAVKDEYRGVVQAHAKYMVEKKDTKIRVEGNCDERGSREYNLALGQRRAEAVKKVMTVLGVQEGRIETVSFGEEKPAATGHDEAAWAQNRRDDIKYAGE
- a CDS encoding YeeE/YedE family protein, coding for MSSASNLPTLVALSGFGIAFVFGAVAQRTNFCTMGAISDVVNMGSWGRMRMWMLAMAVAIAGATALHLTGTVDLSKSIYTRPGLAWLSFLVGGFVFGVGMTLGSGCGNKTLLRIGAGSLKSVVVLAFLAISAYMTIKGLFAIWRVTWLDPVSLDLASRGVAGQDLPSIASALFGVERKAAYVGVASVAVVALVAFIFKDRDFRGNFDHILGGVVLGAAIVAGWYVTGHIGFGENPDTLENTFFGTNSRTIESLSFVAPAAYLLEILLLWSDKSLAFTFGIALGLGVIAGSATYALATRTFRWEGFVSAEDTANHVVGGILMGFGGVTALGCTIGQGITGISTLALGSVLTTLAIVAGSWATMKYQVWRLEREA
- the ybgC gene encoding tol-pal system-associated acyl-CoA thioesterase, which produces MTKIPVKPRLQPELFVYSFPVRVYFENTDAGGVVYHGEYLKFLERARTEWMRHLGFDHQALARNHRIVFVVTQAAVEFVNPARLDDIVVASVQLESLGKVRCVFAQEIRREDDVLVRAKITVASVTGDNFKPAEIPEALRRKMQASL
- the tolA gene encoding cell envelope integrity protein TolA, translating into MKAPAEAHERPRQPGRIRSIVLAVVVHAAFFALIVFGVSWQSRPTPPLQAELWDKLPPGPPAATRKSEPVPAKPESAPEPPKVEPKPEPKPEPVKSEPPKAEPKPEPPKPDAAISEKKAREKKEREKKELEKQELEKKTREAKAVAQAKAVADAKAAADAKARATAKAAAEAKSKADAEAKAAAEAASQVRLSEIDRYRGRIRDKIRGKANVPDTVKGQPEVQVRITILPGGEVLDIVIVKSSGNRVYDTAIERAIRSAQPLPVPSDPELFGQFRSLTLNIQHER
- the ruvB gene encoding Holliday junction branch migration DNA helicase RuvB, producing the protein MIETDRLIAGAPASPQEEGEERALRPRQLAEYVGQVKIREQLEIFISAARNRGEALDHALLFGPPGLGKTTLAHIIAREMGVNLRQTSGPVLERPGDLAAILTNLEPRDVLFIDEIHRLSPIVEEILYPALEDYQIDIMIGEGPAARSVKLDLPPFTLVGATTRAGMLTNPLRDRFGIVARLEFYSPEELQRIVTRSSGLLAMAIEVEGATEIARRSRGTPRIANRLLRRVRDFAEVKFDGRVTAEVADMALRMLDVDGIGLDLQDRKLLLAIVEKFGGGPVGVDNLAAAIGEERDTIEDVLEPFLIQQGYLQRTPRGRMATALTYQHFGLAGGPAPGGGLFR